The following is a genomic window from Syntrophaceae bacterium.
TTCGAAAACCCAAGCTTGTCGCAGACATTCTGGATGATGTCTATCTTCGTCATCGCGCTCCTCCTCTTTTCCTGGCCACGGTGTCCTGTTACCCTTCCCCCCTGATCCTGGCGCCGGTTGATTCGACGATCCGCTTTACGATCCGGCCGTGGGCCTGGCTCGTTTCATCGTCGGTCAATGTCCTTGATGCCGATCGGTAGGTAAACCGCAGGCCAAGACTCTTCATGCCCTCGGGAATACCTTTGCCGCTATATACATCAAAAACATCAACCTTTTCAAGCAATTCTTCCCCTGCCGAGACGGCCAGGCCGATCATCCCGGCGGCCTCGGTTTCCTGCCCGACGAGGAAGGCCACGTCGCGGACCATGGAGGGAAACCGGGAGAATTCCCGGTAGACAACCGGTCTTTGGCCCCCGCCCATCAGGGGCTCCGCATCGACTTCGAGGACGAAGGCCCTGCCGCGCAGGTCCATTCGTTCAGCCGCATCGGGGTGGAGCTCCCCGAGCGCGCCGATCTCCGTTTCGCCGGCAAAGACGCGTGCCGCGCGGCCCGGGTGCAGCCAGGGGATGTCCGGGGCGGCCTCGAACCGGAGCCCGCTGACTCGCAGCGCCCCCGCGAGGCCCTCGAGGGCCCCCTTGATGTCGTAGAAATCGACCGGGAGGGACTGGAAGTGCCAGTTCTGCCCGTGGCGCAACCCCGTCATCAGCAGGGCGATCTTGTCCACCTCCCGGGGCAGTTCCCCTTCACCGCGGGCGATGAAGATCTTGCCCAGCTCGAAGAGTTTCAAGTCCGGCAAGCCGGCATTGACATTCCTTCGCATCGTCTCGAGGAGCCCGTAGAGGAGGGTCGTGCGCATGACGGCCTGGTCCTCCGTGAGCGGGTTCGCGATCCGGACGAAGCGGCGCCGCTCGTCGCCGGCGGGAAAGGCGAGCACCTCGGCCGCGCGGGGCGAAATGAAGCTGAAATTGAGCACTTCCGAAAACCCCTGCCCGCTCAGGGCCGCCCGCACGGCGGACTCGAACTCCCGCTTGCGGTCGTGGAGCTCGCCGGGGACGGGAATGGCCGGGATGGTCTCGGGGATCTTGTCGTAGCCGTGGATCCGGGCGATCTCCTCGATGAGGTCGATCTCGCGCCACAGATCCACACGGAAGGTGGGCGGAGTGACCGAGAGGATGCCCTTGCCTTCCCTCTTCACGGACATCTCGAGACCCCGGAAGATCGCCGCCGCCTCCGCGGCCTTCACGGGCGTGCCGAGGATCGCCTCGACGCGGTCCATCCGGACGCGGATGGGGCCCGGGACGGGGACTTTCCTGGGGTAGGCGTCGATGTGTCCCTTGCAGATGCGCCCGCCCGACAGATCGGCGATGAGCTGGGCGGCGCGGTCCAGGGCCCTCACGACCCCCTCGGGGTCGATCCCCCGCTCGAACCGGAAGGCGGCGTCGGTCCCCATGCCCAGGAACCTCGCCCCGCGCCGGATCGCGGAGGGGTCGAAATAGGCGCTCTCGAGCAGCACCGTCTCCGTGTCGTCCTTCACCTCGGAGTTCTCGCCGCCCATGATCCCGGCGATGGCCACGGGCTTGCGGCCGTCACAGATCATCAGCGTCTCGGCGTTGAGGGTCCGGGTCTTGCCGTCGAGGGAGACGAAGGGCTCCCCCTCGCGGGAGCGGCGCACGACGATCCTCCCCTCCTCGAGGAAGCGGAAGTCGAAGGCGTGCAGGGGCTGCCCGAGTTCCATCATGACGAAGTTGGTCACGTCGACGACGTTGTTGATGGACCGGAGCCCCACGGCCTCGAGGCGCAGCCGCATCCACTTCGGCGACGGCTGGATCTTGACTCCCCGTATCACGCGGGCCGTGTACCGGGGGCAGAGGTCGGGGTCCTGGATCTCGACGGAGGTGACGGACCGGATGTCCTCAGGGGATTCCTTGAAAGCGATCTTCGGGTAGCGCAGCTTCCTGCCGCACAGGACGGCCGCCTCGCGGGCGATGCCGACGATGCTCAGGCAGTCGGCCCGGTTGGGCGTGACGCCGATGTCGAGCACCGTGTCGCGCAGATCGAGGACATCGGCGAGGTCCTTTCCCAGCGGCGTCTCCGGCGGCAGGATCAGCAGGCCCGACGCGTCGGGTCCGATTCCCAGCTCGTCCTCGGAGCACAGCATGCCTTCGGAGGCCTCCCCGCGGATCTTCGAGCTCTTGATGACGTAGCCCCCGGGGATCACGGCGCCGACCGTGGCAAGGGCCACCACGTCGCCCGGCTTCATGTTCGGGGCGCCGCAGACGATGGGAAGCGGCCCGCCGCCCGTGGTCACCTCCAGGAGATGCAGCTTGTCGGCGTCGGGATGGCGCCGCATGGTCAGGATCCTGGCCGTGACGACCCCGGTGAAGGCGGGGGCGTAGTCCTCCACGGCGTCCACCTCGAGACCGGCCATCGTGAGACGGTCCGCCAGCTCCTGCGGTGTGATGTCGATATCGACGTAATCCCTGAGCCACCGAAGACTGACTTTCATAATCACCTAAACGGCTTATGGCATAAGGCTGAAGGCGTAAGGCCTAAAGGTGAACAGAATGCTCTTTACCCCAAGCCAGATGCCTTGCGCTATACGCCAACACTCAATTGAAATTCTTTTGCTGCCTTAAGCCATTGGCCTTAAGCCCTAAGCCAATACTTAAAACTGTTCCAGGAACCGGCGGTCGTTCTCCGTGAAGAGCCGGATGTCGGAGATGCCGTAGCGCAGCATGGCGATCCGCTCGACACCGAGGCCGAAGGCAAATCCCGTGTACTGCTCGCTGTCGTACCCCACGGCCTTGAAGACTTCGGGGTCGACCATGCCGGATCCCAGGATCTCGAGCCAGCCGCTCTGTCCGCACACCCGGCAGCCTTTCCCGCGGCACATGACGCACTGGATGTCGACCTCTGCGCTGGGCTCCGTGAAGGGGAAGAAGCTCGGGCGGAACCGCACGCCGATTTCGCTGCCGAAGACGTGATGCAGGAAGTACGTGAGTGTTCCCTTCAGGTCCCCGAAGGTGACCCTCCGGTCGACGTAGAGCCCTTCGATCTGGTGGAACATCGGGGAGTGGGAAATGTCGGCGTCGGGCCGGTACACCTTTCCCGGCGCGATGACCCGCACGGGCGGCTGCTGCTTTTCCATCACGCGGACCTGGACCGGCGAGGTGTGTGTCCTGAGAAGCAGGTTGCCCGCGATGTAGAACGTCGCCTGCATGTCCCGCGACGGGTGGTCCTTGGCCATGTTGAGGGCTTCGAAATTGTAGTAGTCCAGCTCGACCTCGGGCCCCTCGGCCACAACGAAGCCCAGCGCGGCGAAGATCCCGCAGATCTCCTGCGTCACCTGGGTGATAGGGTGCAGGGTCCCCCGGGCGGGTCCCCGCCCGGGCAGAGTCACGTCGAGCCTCTCCTGCAGGAGACGGCTGTCCTTTTTCGATGCCGCGATCCCGTCGAGGACTTCATCGATGCGCCGAGAGAGGGCCTCCTTGACCTGGTTGGCCAGCTGCCCCATCGCAGGCCGCTCTTCGGGCGGCACGGACCCCAGCCCGCGCAGGATGGACGTGAGCGCGCCCTTGCGGCCCAGGTATTTCGTCCGGATCGCCTGGATCGCCTCGTCCGTCGAGGCCCCGCGCAGCTCCTCCTCGGCGTCGCGCTGAAGCTTCTCCAGCTGCTCTCTCATCCCTTCTTCCCGCCTGCCGCGATGCCGGCAATTTCGGAGAACGCACGGGGGTCGTGGACGGCGATGTCCGCCAGGACCTTGCGGTCAAGGGAAACGCCCGCCTTCTTGAGCCCGTCGATGAAACGGCTGTAGGAAAGGTTGTTGAGTCTCGCCGCGGCGTTGATCCGCGCGATCCAGAGGCTGCGGAACTCGCGCTTGCGGGCCTTGCGGTCGCGGAAGGCAAAGGCAAGGGCCCGGTTGACGGACTCCGTCGCGAGGCGGTACGCCCTGCGCCGGGCCCCGAAATAGCCCTTGGCCAGCTTCATGATCTTCCTGCGTTTCTTCCTTCCCGTCACACTTCGCTTTACACGTGCCATGATACTGTCTCCCAAACAGATTCGTTACAGCGATTAAGAGGCTCTTGAAGCCTTTAGCCTTTAGCCTTTAGCCTTTAGCCTCGTGAATGAAAATAGAGGGGAGGAAGCCCCTCTACGTCACGCCGTCCCGCTGCTCACCCCGCCTCGCCGGCAGACCGCCGCTAGGCGTAGGGGATGAGCCTCTTGATGCCCTTGGTGTCACGGGCGTCGAGGATCGTCGACTTTCTCAGCTTGCGCTTTCTCTTCGTCGTCTTCTTCGTCAGGATGTGGCTGTGGAAGGCCCTTTTGCGCTTCACTTTCCCCGTTCCGGTCAGGGAAAAGCGCTTTGATGCTCCCTTGTGTGTTTTCTGCTTCGGCATGGACTGCTCCTCTACGCGTTATTTCTTGGGGGACACCACCATCACCATGCTCCTCCCCTCGATCTTGGGGTGCTGCTCCACGGTGGCGATGCTCTCCAGTTCTTCCCGGATGGACTCCATGATCTTGAGGCCGATCGACGTGTAGGCGATCTCGCGGCCCCGGAAGATCATCGAGATCTTCACCTTGTCGCCTTCCTCCAGAAACTCCTTGACCTTGCGGATCTTGATCTCCCGGTCGTGCTCGTCGATCTTGGGCCGCAGCCGCATCTCCTTGATCTGGACGGCGGCCGCGCTCTTTCTCGCCACCTGCATCTTCTTGCTCTGCTGGTAGCGGAACTTCCCGTAATCCATGATCCGGCATACGGGGGGATTGGAATTCGGGGCGACCTCGACGAGGTCCATTCCCACCTTTGCCGCTTCCGCCAGGGCCTCGGCGATGGGCAATATCCCCAGCTGCTTGCCCTCAAGGTCGATGACGCGCACCTGGGAGACCCTGATCCCCTGGTTGATCCGAAGATGTTTTTCTATTGGACACCTCCTGCCCGATGGCATTCTGCATCCCCGGGACGGGGACGGGTTATCGCTACTCGTAGCGGCTGCACTTTTCGCGGACGAGTTCGACGAAGGCGTCGGCCGTCATGGCGCCGAGATTCCTGCCGTCGCGCTGCCGGGGGGAAATCGTTCCCGAGGCGACCTCCCTGTCCCCGATGACCAGCATGTAGGGGACCTTCTGGAGCTGAGCGGCGCGGATCTTGTGCCCCAGCTTCTCGTTCTTGAAGTCCCTCTCCACGCGCAGGCCCGCATCGAGCAGCTTGCGGTAGACCTCCTCGCCGTACGGGATCTGGTTGTCCGTCACCGTGACGAGCACGGCCTGGACCGGCGAGAGCCACACCGGGAACGCCCCGGCGTAGTGCTCGATCAAAACCCCGATGAACCGTTCGATGGACCCGAGGATGACCCGGTGGAGCATGACGGGGCGGTGCCGCTCGCCGTCGGCCCCCACAAAATGCAGGTCGAAGCGCTCCGGCAGCGCGAAGTCGCACTGGATCGTGGCGCACTGCCACTTGCGCTTCAGGGCGTCCTTGAGCTTGAAGTCGATCTTCGGGCCGTAGAAGGCGCCGTCGCCCTCGTTGATGTCGTAGGCCATCCGGTTGTCCTTCAGGGACTGCTCCAGGGCGGCCGTGGCCATCTCCCAGTCCCTGTCGCTCCCGATGGAGTTCGGCGGGCGCGTGCTGAGCTCAACCTCGTACTCGAAGCCGAAGATCCCCATGGCGTACTTGACGAAATCGGCAATGGCCAGGATCTCCGCGTTGAGCTGATCCGGCGTGCAGAGGATGTGGGCGTCGTCCTGCGTGAACTGCCGCACGCGCGTCAGCCCGTGCAGCACCCCCGTCTTCTCGTGGCGGTGCACGGTGCCCAGCTCGAAGTACCGCAGGGGCAGATCCCGGTAGCTGCGGATCTTCGACTTGTAGATCATCATGTGCGAGAGGCAGTTCATGGGCTTGATCCCGTAGGCCTGGTCCTCCACCTCGGTGAAATACATCGACTCCTTGTAGTGGTCCATGTGGCCCGAGCGGATCCACATGTGGTCCCGGAGGATCTGCGGGCCCACGACGATGTCGTAGCCCCGTTTGAAATGCTCCTTGCGCTCCCAGTCCTCGATGATGGTCCGGAGCATGGCCCCCTTCGGGTGCCAGATGACGAGCCCCGGCCCCACCTCCTCGTTGATCTGGAAGAGGTCCAGCTCCCTGCCGAGCTTGCGGTGGTCGCGCCTCTTGGCCTCCTCGATGAAGTTGAGATACTCCTCCATCTGCTTCGGGGTGGCAAACCCCGTCCCGTAGATGCGCTGGAGCATCTTGTTGTGCTCGTCGCCCCGCCAGTAGGCGCCGGCCACGTTGAGGAGCTTGAAGGCCTTGATCTTGCCTGTCGACGGGATGTGGGGGCCCCGGCACAGGTCCGTGAAGTTGCCCTGCGTGTAGAGGCTCACCGTCTTGACGTCGGCGGGCAGGTCGTTGATCAGCTCCACCTTGTAAGGCTCGCCCTTCTTCTTGAACAGCTCGACCGCCTCTTCCCGGCTGACTTCACGGCGCGTGAAGGGCTCGTCCTTCGCGGCGATCTCCGCCATCCGCTCCTCGATCTTCTTCAGATCCTCGGGCGTGAAGGTCGACTCGTAGTCGAAGTCGTAATAGAAGCCGTCCTCGATGGAGGGTCCGATCGTGACCTTGACGTTCGGGAAGATGTCCTGCACGGCCTCGGCCATGACGTGGGAGATGCTGTGGCGCAGAACGCTCACTCCCTCCGGGCTGTGGATGTCCACGGCGTCGATGGAGCCGCTCTCCGTGACCGGGCTCGAAAGGTCGATCATCCGTCCGTTGAACCGGGCGGCGACGGCGTCGCGGGCGGCCTCCGCCTTCCAGGCGGCAAGGATTTCGCCCGCAGCCAGCCCGGCCTCGAAGGACTTCCGGGTTTGATCCGGGTATTGGATGTCGATTTTACTCATCGGACGATCCCCGATTCTCCCCCCTCGCCGGCCCGGTTCATGCCGCTCCGGTCGTCATGGAGGGACGCGCTGAATACCTTCGGGTTTTAATTAAAGAAAGGGCACCCACGCTGTGACGTCCTGTGATGCCCTTCGCCTCAGAAAAAATTTTTTAATGGTAGGCACGCAGGGATTTGAACCCTGGACATCCACCGCGTCAAGATGGCGCTCTCCCCCTGAGCTACGTGCCTGTTTCCATGCATTGTGAAAGCGGGTATTGATTAACAAGAAAATGCAATGATGTCAAGACAAAATCATGTTTTTCCCTGATTCGCGCCCCCGGCGCCGATGAGCCTCATCCCCCTGATGATGTAATCACCCCCCGAGATGACAGTGAAGAGTGCGGTGAGCCAGCACAGGATCGCGAAGGCCTCTCGGAAATACTGCCCCCCGTCGCCCGCCTTCAGCAGGAGGGCAAAAAATACAGTGCAAAGTTGAAGCATCGTGTTGATTTTACTTATGAAAGACGGTTTGATCTCGAGGCTGACGGACATGAGGGTCAACACGAGGATTCCCCCGAGTATGATGCAGTCGCGGCTGATGACCACCACGGCAAGCCAACCCGGGATCACGCCGACAATGGCCAGCGTCGCAAACATGCTGATCACGAGAGCCTTGTCGGCCACGGGATCGAGGTAGGCCCCCACGACGGTCTGCTGGTTGAGAACCCGGGCAAGCAGCCCATCCAGGCAATCCGTCACGCCGGCGATGACGAAGAACACCAGGGCCTTCACATAATGCCCCTGGATCAGGAGGATGACGATGACCGGAACGAGGACGATCCGGAGAACGGTGAGAAAATTGGGGATGGTCACAGGGTTACCCCACGGGAATCCGTCCTGACTGTTTGCTCTCTTCGGTATCCGCCCATCCGGGTCACTCGCTGCAAAGGCGACGGGTGTACCGTGACAGGAAAAGTCGACGAGGACCGGGGTCTGTCCCCGTTATCTCGCCCCCGATATCGCCGGGCCGTCAGGGAGCTTTTCGACGGCCTGCCTCACGGCCTCGAAGATCACGTCCTCGAAGATCTTCGCCGACCCTAACTCGAGACTGCTCTTCGTGACCCCGTAATCACGGTCCGTCGCCCGGGACTCGTGCCTCCAGATCGTTTCGCCCGTGTTGGCGCTCTTGATCTCGAAGACGGCCCTCACGGTGACAGGGGCGTAAACGTAACGGTAGGTCGTGTCCGCCTCGAGCATGGTGGTGTACAGGACCGCATCCGCGCCGAGCAAGCCCCCGATGAGCTGGGGACGCACCATAGCCCCCGGAGCTGCCCCCTCCCTTCTCCTCGCTTCCGCGAGCGCGGCGTCCACCATTTCGAAGGGGACTTTCGGATAACCCTTGAAATAGAGCTCCTGGAGGAGTTTTTCACGGATCATCCGCGCAGCGTCGGGGCTGCCGGCCTTGATCTCCACGGGCAGGACGGCGATCGTTTTCACCCCGAGGCTGGGCAAGGCCGGCTGCGCGTCCTCCTCCGCCTTCGACACGAAGGGCAGATCACGGATGACGGGAATCTTCGCCAGTGTCGAGCACCCCTGCATCAGGGCGACCCCAAGGATCAGGATGCAGGAGAGCCGGGCCGTTCTGGATTCAATCACGCAAGCCCCCTTTGCCGTTGAATGTCGCGACGATCCCCTCCGCATCGGACTGCACGATGCGCAGCGGCGTCCCCTTGAACTTCCGCCTCGAGAGCTCCCGCGCGATGACCGCGGCGCCCTCGGAAGTATGGAGGCGCCACTCGCAGAGCTCCGGCGCGATCGAGACGGGCGTGACACGCTGCACCCCGGGGATGCCGGCGAGCAGGTCTCGGAAGACGAGATAGTCATGATGGCTGGCGAAGGCCCCCCGGACGGCGAGCACGAGCTGCTGCTCCGATCCGCCGGTCTCGTCCGCCGCCGCGCCTGAAATGCCGTGCCGGCGCAGGTCCCCCCGCAGACCGCCCACATCGACGGTCGCGGCGATCCTGACCGCGTAAGCGCCATCCTGCTCTGCCTCCCGCAGGATCCGGTAGTGGACGACGTACCGCTCGGCCGACGGGAAGATCTTCTCGTCGAGGACGGCCTGCCGGCCTGCCAGGGCCTCGGCCGGGATGAACGTGCGGAGCGTCTTCTCGATGGCGCCGCGAAGGGCCTGGGTCATGGCCCGGTCGCGGGCCTGGGCGAGGTTGCTGCCTTGAATGGCGGCGATCCCTTCGGCCTCGACGCTCTTCCTCTCCGCGCCGTGCGCCGGGGAAAAGGCGGAGAGTGCGAGCAGCAGTGCACAGCCGATGAGGGTCGCCCGCACGGAAGGGCGGGTGTGGCTAAGGTGATTCATCAGCCGTCTTCTTGAGGGTTTCGATCTCTTCCCGGATGATGCGCTCGGCTATGGCAGGGAACTGCTCCCTCGCGACCCGCTCAGCGATCTCGGCGACCTTCTTCATGATCTCGTCCTGCAGCCGGCCGCCGACGAGGGCGTCGATCCTGGGCTCCTCCACGACGTCGGTGAGCTCGTACACCTTGCGCCCCGCATCCCGAAACGGCGCCTCTGCCTCTCTGCTGATCTTGTCGTCCAAACCGGTTCCCCCTTCCCGCGCCCGGGCAATGAGACCTCCATGCTGACCGCCCCGGCCGCGCCGGCAGGCCGGTGATTCCGGCCTGCCGCGTTTTATGCCGATGCAGTATCATACCTCCCCGGAGTCTTCAACCCTTTTCGCCGACCGCTGCCCATGAAGAACCTAAGAAGTTGAGAGGTTGAGAAGTTGGGACGTTATGAAGTTTGGATCCTGCATCGAGCCGGCGCACACCCGACGGCTTCGCCGCGCTTCCCGACTTCACAGCTTCTCAGCTTCCGCCTTTCCCGCCCGCAGTCTCACGACGAGGTCGTAGACACGCTTCCTCGGCAGGTCGAGTTCATGGGCGACCCGCGCCGCGAGGTCCTTCGTGGAGAGTTCCTCCTGCGATGCGAGGCGGTTCATGGCCTCTTCGATCTCCGCGTCCCCCGCGTCTCCCCTTCCGCCGGCCCCCTCGACGAGCAGCGTGATCTCCCCCCGGATATCGGCCCCCTCGAGCTTCGCGATCACCTCCCCGGCGGTTCCTCTCAGAACCTCCTCGAAGAGCTTCGTCAGCTCCCGGGCGACGACGACCTTCCGATCGCCCAGGACGTCCCGGATGTCCCGCAGGGACTCGACGGTCCGGCGCGGCGACTCGTGAAAGATGAGGGTCATCGGCAGATCCTGCAGGGCCCTGAGCAGCGACTGCCTCCGGCCCGGCTTCACGGGGAGGAAGCCGCAGAAGGCAAAGCGGTCCGAGGGCAGCCCCGAGACGGAGAGTGCCGTGACCGCCGCGGAGGGACCGGGCACCGGCACGACGGGGACCCCGGCCTCGATGGCCCTCCTGACCAGGCGATATCCCGGGTCGGAAATCAGGGGCGTCCCGGCATCGCTGACGTAGGCAATGGAGAGTCCTTCCAGCAGTTTGCCGACCAGCACCTCGCTCTTTCTCTGTTCGATCTCGTCGTAGAGGCTCGTGATCGCCGTCGGGATGCCGTGATGCCCGAGCAGGATCCGCGTTCGCCGCGTGTCCTCGCAGGCGATGAGGTCGACCTCCTTGAGGATGCGCAGCGCGCGCAGCGTGATGTCCTCCAGGTTCCCGATGGGGGTGGAGACGAGGTAGAGCTTGCCCGTTTCCTTCTGCCGGCTCATCGATGTCTCCGGTTTCTGTCGCAGCCGCGGCCGGGTGCACCCGGCACCCATCAGCCGGCGCCAGAGGTTCGTCAGCCGCCTGCTGCCGGGCGCGTGCAGGCTCCTCAGAACCCTGTCGCGTCGAATGCGTTCTTGTAGAGGGTCACCGTCTCTCTTCCCCCGGCGAGGCTCACGGCGGCGACATCGAAGCGCGACGGGGCCGCAAGCCACCCCTGCCCTTTCAGGTAAAAGAGGGCGACGGCCGTCATCTTCTTCTGCTTCCTGGGCCCGACGGCCGCCTGGGGCGGGCCGAAACGGGAGGATGCGCGCGTCTTGACCTCGACGAAGACAAGGGTTTCGCCGTCCCGCGCGATGAGGTCCACCTCGCCCAGCGGGCAGCGGTAGTTGCGCTCCAGGATCCGGTATCCCTGCGCCTCCAGGAATGCGGCGGCCCGATCCTCGCCGCGGTCCCCCCTATTCTTTCTCACCCGGGTCAAGGGCTTCCCTCACCCCCTTGAAGGTTCGGCGGTGGATCTTGCAGGGGCCATGGCACCGGATCGCCTCGAGGTGCTCCCGGGTTCCGTACCCCTTGTTCGCGATGAAGTTGTACTGGGGAAACTGGTGGTGATAGATCTCCATGATCCGGTCGCGGGACACCTTGGCGACAATCGAGGCGCAGGCCACGGAGATGCTCAGGGAATCCCCGCGGATGATCGTTTCCTGCGTGACGGGCAGGGACAGACGCTGGGCCCTTGCCCCGTCGATGAGCAGGTAATCCGCGGCGGGGGAAAGCTGGAGAACGGCTTCCCTCATGGCCAGGCGCGTGGCCTGGAAGATGTTGATGCGGTCGATGACGGAGGGTTCCACGACACCGATCCCCCAGCTCCGGGCGGCATGGAGGATGATGTCGTAGTATCGCAGGCGCTTCTTTTCCGTCAGCTGCTTCGAGTCCCTGACGCCGTCAAGCCGGAAGCCCTCGGGGAGAACGACGGCCGCCGCCACCACCGGCCCGGCCAGCGGGCCCCGTCCCGCCTCGTCGACG
Proteins encoded in this region:
- the thrS gene encoding threonine--tRNA ligase, whose product is MSKIDIQYPDQTRKSFEAGLAAGEILAAWKAEAARDAVAARFNGRMIDLSSPVTESGSIDAVDIHSPEGVSVLRHSISHVMAEAVQDIFPNVKVTIGPSIEDGFYYDFDYESTFTPEDLKKIEERMAEIAAKDEPFTRREVSREEAVELFKKKGEPYKVELINDLPADVKTVSLYTQGNFTDLCRGPHIPSTGKIKAFKLLNVAGAYWRGDEHNKMLQRIYGTGFATPKQMEEYLNFIEEAKRRDHRKLGRELDLFQINEEVGPGLVIWHPKGAMLRTIIEDWERKEHFKRGYDIVVGPQILRDHMWIRSGHMDHYKESMYFTEVEDQAYGIKPMNCLSHMMIYKSKIRSYRDLPLRYFELGTVHRHEKTGVLHGLTRVRQFTQDDAHILCTPDQLNAEILAIADFVKYAMGIFGFEYEVELSTRPPNSIGSDRDWEMATAALEQSLKDNRMAYDINEGDGAFYGPKIDFKLKDALKRKWQCATIQCDFALPERFDLHFVGADGERHRPVMLHRVILGSIERFIGVLIEHYAGAFPVWLSPVQAVLVTVTDNQIPYGEEVYRKLLDAGLRVERDFKNEKLGHKIRAAQLQKVPYMLVIGDREVASGTISPRQRDGRNLGAMTADAFVELVREKCSRYE
- the infC gene encoding translation initiation factor IF-3, coding for MPSGRRCPIEKHLRINQGIRVSQVRVIDLEGKQLGILPIAEALAEAAKVGMDLVEVAPNSNPPVCRIMDYGKFRYQQSKKMQVARKSAAAVQIKEMRLRPKIDEHDREIKIRKVKEFLEEGDKVKISMIFRGREIAYTSIGLKIMESIREELESIATVEQHPKIEGRSMVMVVSPKK
- a CDS encoding ribonuclease HII: MDSFERSARRRGYDVIAGVDEAGRGPLAGPVVAAAVVLPEGFRLDGVRDSKQLTEKKRLRYYDIILHAARSWGIGVVEPSVIDRINIFQATRLAMREAVLQLSPAADYLLIDGARAQRLSLPVTQETIIRGDSLSISVACASIVAKVSRDRIMEIYHHQFPQYNFIANKGYGTREHLEAIRCHGPCKIHRRTFKGVREALDPGEKE
- the rpmI gene encoding 50S ribosomal protein L35, giving the protein MPKQKTHKGASKRFSLTGTGKVKRKRAFHSHILTKKTTKRKRKLRKSTILDARDTKGIKRLIPYA
- a CDS encoding DUF799 family lipoprotein, yielding MIESRTARLSCILILGVALMQGCSTLAKIPVIRDLPFVSKAEEDAQPALPSLGVKTIAVLPVEIKAGSPDAARMIREKLLQELYFKGYPKVPFEMVDAALAEARRREGAAPGAMVRPQLIGGLLGADAVLYTTMLEADTTYRYVYAPVTVRAVFEIKSANTGETIWRHESRATDRDYGVTKSSLELGSAKIFEDVIFEAVRQAVEKLPDGPAISGAR
- the pheS gene encoding phenylalanine--tRNA ligase subunit alpha, whose amino-acid sequence is MREQLEKLQRDAEEELRGASTDEAIQAIRTKYLGRKGALTSILRGLGSVPPEERPAMGQLANQVKEALSRRIDEVLDGIAASKKDSRLLQERLDVTLPGRGPARGTLHPITQVTQEICGIFAALGFVVAEGPEVELDYYNFEALNMAKDHPSRDMQATFYIAGNLLLRTHTSPVQVRVMEKQQPPVRVIAPGKVYRPDADISHSPMFHQIEGLYVDRRVTFGDLKGTLTYFLHHVFGSEIGVRFRPSFFPFTEPSAEVDIQCVMCRGKGCRVCGQSGWLEILGSGMVDPEVFKAVGYDSEQYTGFAFGLGVERIAMLRYGISDIRLFTENDRRFLEQF
- a CDS encoding phenylalanine--tRNA ligase subunit beta, translating into MKVSLRWLRDYVDIDITPQELADRLTMAGLEVDAVEDYAPAFTGVVTARILTMRRHPDADKLHLLEVTTGGGPLPIVCGAPNMKPGDVVALATVGAVIPGGYVIKSSKIRGEASEGMLCSEDELGIGPDASGLLILPPETPLGKDLADVLDLRDTVLDIGVTPNRADCLSIVGIAREAAVLCGRKLRYPKIAFKESPEDIRSVTSVEIQDPDLCPRYTARVIRGVKIQPSPKWMRLRLEAVGLRSINNVVDVTNFVMMELGQPLHAFDFRFLEEGRIVVRRSREGEPFVSLDGKTRTLNAETLMICDGRKPVAIAGIMGGENSEVKDDTETVLLESAYFDPSAIRRGARFLGMGTDAAFRFERGIDPEGVVRALDRAAQLIADLSGGRICKGHIDAYPRKVPVPGPIRVRMDRVEAILGTPVKAAEAAAIFRGLEMSVKREGKGILSVTPPTFRVDLWREIDLIEEIARIHGYDKIPETIPAIPVPGELHDRKREFESAVRAALSGQGFSEVLNFSFISPRAAEVLAFPAGDERRRFVRIANPLTEDQAVMRTTLLYGLLETMRRNVNAGLPDLKLFELGKIFIARGEGELPREVDKIALLMTGLRHGQNWHFQSLPVDFYDIKGALEGLAGALRVSGLRFEAAPDIPWLHPGRAARVFAGETEIGALGELHPDAAERMDLRGRAFVLEVDAEPLMGGGQRPVVYREFSRFPSMVRDVAFLVGQETEAAGMIGLAVSAGEELLEKVDVFDVYSGKGIPEGMKSLGLRFTYRSASRTLTDDETSQAHGRIVKRIVESTGARIRGEG
- a CDS encoding YraN family protein — protein: MRKNRGDRGEDRAAAFLEAQGYRILERNYRCPLGEVDLIARDGETLVFVEVKTRASSRFGPPQAAVGPRKQKKMTAVALFYLKGQGWLAAPSRFDVAAVSLAGGRETVTLYKNAFDATGF
- the rplT gene encoding 50S ribosomal protein L20, yielding MARVKRSVTGRKKRRKIMKLAKGYFGARRRAYRLATESVNRALAFAFRDRKARKREFRSLWIARINAAARLNNLSYSRFIDGLKKAGVSLDRKVLADIAVHDPRAFSEIAGIAAGGKKG
- a CDS encoding CDP-diacylglycerol--glycerol-3-phosphate 3-phosphatidyltransferase, with protein sequence MTIPNFLTVLRIVLVPVIVILLIQGHYVKALVFFVIAGVTDCLDGLLARVLNQQTVVGAYLDPVADKALVISMFATLAIVGVIPGWLAVVVISRDCIILGGILVLTLMSVSLEIKPSFISKINTMLQLCTVFFALLLKAGDGGQYFREAFAILCWLTALFTVISGGDYIIRGMRLIGAGGANQGKT
- the rsmI gene encoding 16S rRNA (cytidine(1402)-2'-O)-methyltransferase, with product MSRQKETGKLYLVSTPIGNLEDITLRALRILKEVDLIACEDTRRTRILLGHHGIPTAITSLYDEIEQRKSEVLVGKLLEGLSIAYVSDAGTPLISDPGYRLVRRAIEAGVPVVPVPGPSAAVTALSVSGLPSDRFAFCGFLPVKPGRRQSLLRALQDLPMTLIFHESPRRTVESLRDIRDVLGDRKVVVARELTKLFEEVLRGTAGEVIAKLEGADIRGEITLLVEGAGGRGDAGDAEIEEAMNRLASQEELSTKDLAARVAHELDLPRKRVYDLVVRLRAGKAEAEKL